A genomic stretch from Arachis stenosperma cultivar V10309 chromosome 3, arast.V10309.gnm1.PFL2, whole genome shotgun sequence includes:
- the LOC130967242 gene encoding ABC transporter G family member 1-like, with translation MFFDIGSSSESIQARASLLVFVVTFLTFITVGAFPYFVEDMKVFERKRPNGHYGVTAYTIGNTLSSVPFLLLMSLIPGAVVYYLVGLHQGHQEFIYFTSILFVSVFLVEGLMMIVASIVSNFLLGIIFGTGILGYAYQGLFKNEFQDLTFTGNNQDGGAMKNISGEEILRNLWQVEIGYSKWNDVVILIGMAVTYSILFLVIIKSFEKVKPIVVTAMNNCPQAKFRFTKVTRLGAMA, from the exons ATGTTCTTTGACATTGGCTCAAGCAGTGAATCAATTCAG GCCAGAGCTTCACTGCTTGTATTTGTTGTTACATTCCTTACCTTCATTACTGTTGGTGCATTCCCTTATTTTGTGGAAGATATGAAG gtgtttgaaagaaaaagaccGAATGGACATTATGGGGTAACTGCATACACCATTGGCAACACATTATCTTCAGTTCCATTCTTGCTATTGATGTCACTGATCCCTGGAGCAGTGGTTTATTACCTAGTTGGACTTCACCAAGGACACCAAGAATTCATCTACTTTACATCTATACTCTTTGTTTCTGTCTTTTTGGTTGAGGGTCTCATGATGATTGTTGCAAGCATTGTCTCCAATTTCCTGCTAGGCATAATCTTCGGCACCGGAATATTGGGA TATGCATACCAAGGATTGTTCAAGAACGAGTTTCAAGACCTAACATTCACCGGCAATAATCAAGATGGAGGAGCTATGAAAAACATTAGTGGGGAAGAGATACTTAGAAACTTGTGGCAAGTGGAAATTGGTTACTCAAAATGGAATGATGTTGTTATATTGATAGGAATGGCAGTGACATACAGCATTTTGTTCTTGGTGATCATCAAGAGCTTTGAGAAAGTGAAGCCTATTGTTGTGACAGCAATGAATAATTGCCCGCAAGCAAAGTTCAGGTTCACTAAGGTGACTAGACTGGGAGCAATGGCATGA